Within the Nocardioides humi genome, the region CTTCGCCGAGGGCGTGCGGGCGTTCCTGGCCAAGGAGAAGCCGGCCTTCCGCGGCTGACTGTGTTGCCGCGCCCCGTGCGAATTTGTCGGGAATTCACCGAGAATCCGACAAATTCGCATGGGGCGCGGGATCAGGCTGCCCCTCGACGCAGCCAGCGCTGACGGTCCTCGTCATCGAGCGCACGGCGGCGTGCCACCGTGGATGTGTCGACCCACCAGGCAGGCTGGTCGATGGTCCAGAAGTCGCCGAGGGAGCGGCGGCCCGCGCGGACGTACGCCGCGGCAAGCCGCCGCTCGAATGCACGGCGATCCCTCAAATCGGTGGAGAGCATCGTCACCACTTCCAGACCGAGTTCGCGGCAGCGCTCCTCTTTCGCGAGGTCACGCCGGCGGACCGTGGTGAGATCGTGTACCCGGCCGTCGTACTGGCCAACGACCCCGGCCACCGGGTCGAGCAGGTCGGGAGTGAGCAGGTGGCGTCCCGCGCGGTCGAAGATGGGGACGTTGCAGAGCGGGCGCCGGCAGCCGGTCTCGAGCCAGCTGAAGAGCATCGTCGCCTCCATCGGCGACCACAGGTTCTCGTCGGCCAGCTCGATGGCGTCCGCCAGCCGGCGAGTGTGCTGCCGGCCCCGGATGCGCGCGCGATAGGTGGCCAGCTCGTGCAGGCTCACCAGGTCGCAGGCGCATGCCATGGCGACGATCTGCGCTGCCTCCTCAAGGTTGCGGCTGCGCAGGACCGCGTCGTACGTCGCCCGCTCGGGGCGGGTCAGCGGCAGGCCGTCGACGTGGATCACGTCGCCGTCGAGGAGCCAGCCGTGGCGCAGCTCGACCCCTTGCCGTCGGCGGATCGTGCTCTGGTCGCCGAGCGCGACGGGGACGGGACGCCGCTCGCCGGACGCCGTGAGACCCTCGAACCAGCGGGCCCGCTGCCAGCAGAACGCCGCCCACCCGGTCACGGCCGAGCCGTCGGGAGCACCGGCCAGGGCTTCGACGATGCGCTGGTCGACGGACTCGTCGGTGACGTGGGCGGGCACGAAGCGGTTGGTGGACGTCGTACGCCAGCGCCGTCCGCGAGCCTGACCCGGCGTCGGGCCGGTCAGACCGGCCGGGTCCACGCAGACCGGTACGACGATCCCGGGACGGGTGATGTGGAAGTCCATCGCTGCAGCATCGACCGATTCGCGCCGACCTGCCGCCGCTCTCCACAGGCCTCCCACCCCCGTGCGAATTCGTCGCAGAAAGGACCGGTCCCCGACGAATCCGCATGGGGCGCGGGCCATGGATCAGGCGCTGTCGCGGGTCACCAGGCGGGGCGGGAACACGACGCGGATCGCGACCGAGGGGCGGCGGTCGTCGATCTGCTCCAGCAGCAGCCGGGTGGCCTGCTCGGCCATGTCGCCGATCGGCTGCCGGATCGTGGTCAGCGCGGGGGTGGTCCGCTCGGCCATCCCGAGGTCGTCGTACCCGACGACGGCGACGTCGCGCGGCACCCGGCGCCCGGCGGCCTCCAGGGCGCGGAGCGCGCCGACGGCCATCAGGTCGGAGGCGACGACGAGGCCGTCCAGCTCCGGGCAGCGCTCCAGGAGGGCGGCGGCCGCCTCCTCGCCGCCGGCCTCGGTGAAGTCGCCGTCGGCGCTCAGGTCGTCCCGCAGGCCCGCGGCCGCGATCGCGCCGTGCCATCCGGTACGACGGTCGACCGCCGCCGTCATGTCCGCCGGTCCGGCCACGTGCCCGATCGTGCGGCAGCCGCGCGACACCAGCAGCTCGGTCGCGATCCGGCTGCCGGCCTCGTTGTCGGTGTCGACGTACGCGACCCGGTCGTCGCCGGTCCACGGCCGGCCGACGAACGCGCACGGCAGCTCCAGGTCGGCCAGGTGGTCGGCGAGCCGGTCGCTGCGGTGGTGGGAGACGACGATGGCGCCGTCGACGTGCCGCTTGCGCAGGTAGCGCAGCAGCCGCTCCTCGTCGTCGGGCCGGGCCAGCAGCAGCACCAGCTGCAGGTCGCGCGGCGCGAGGACGCGGTTGACGCTGCGCAGCGTGTGCACGAAGAAGGGATCGGAGAAGACCCGCTCGTCCGGCTCGGGTACGACGAGCGCGACCGAGTCGGTCCGCCGGGTCACCAGGCTGCGGGCCGCCGGGTTCGGCGTGTAGCCCAGCGCCCGCACCGCCGCCTCGACGGCCTCCCGGGCCGGGCGCGAGACCCGGTTGCCGCCGTTGATCGCCCGCGACGCCGTCGCCCGGGAGACCCCCGCCATGCGGGCGACCTCGTCGAGGGTCGGCGCCTGCCCGGGACGCTGGTCCTCGGGCGGCTGGCTCACGGTCGGCACGCTATCCGACCGCCTCGGCGGCCGACGGCGAGGTCGGCGAGGTCGGCGAGGCCGGTGACGCCGGCCGGACCGGAACCCGGCCGGTGCGCGCGACGTCGGCGTACCAGAGCGCGCTCGACTTGGGCGTGCGCCGCTGGGTCGCGTAGTCGACGTGGACGATCCCGAACCGCTGCGCGTAGCCGTAGGCCCACTCGAAGTTGTCGAGGAACGACCAGGCGAAGTAGCCGCGCACGTCCACCCCGGCGTCGATCGCGTCGGCGATCGCCAGCAGGTGCTGCTCGATGTAGGCGAGCCGCTCCGGGTCGTGCACGGAGCCGTCGGGCGCGACGACGTCCTCGTAGGCCGCACCGTTCTCGGTGATGTACAGCGCCGGTGCGGCGTAGTCCTCGTGCAGGCGCCGCAGCAGCCGGGTCAGCCCCTCCGGCTGCACCTCCCAGTCCAGCCCGGTCACCGGCAGCCCCCGCCGCGGGAACACGATGTCCTGCCCGCCGGGGAAGGGCGACAGCGTCGGCCGGGTCGGGTGGCTGATCCGCGAGCCGAGCAGGTCGGCGGCCGGGTGAGTACGTCCCGAGGCGCCATCGCCGTGGTAGTAGTTCACGCCGAGCACGTCCAGTGGCGCGCCGATCAGGGCCAGGTCGCCGTCGTGGACGAACTCCTGCCAGGCCCGGCCCTGCCAGGTCATCCCCTCGGTGCGCGCGGCGAGCTCGGGGGCGTGGGAGCCGCGCAGGATCGGGTCGAGGAACATCCGGTTCCAGAGCAGGTCGACCCGCTCCGCGGCGTCGACGTCGGCGGGCTCGGCCGGGTCGAACGGCTCGGCGACCGTGAGGTTGAGGGTGATGCCGAGGACGTCGTCGGGCGAGCCGGTGCGCCGCAGCTCGTCGACGACCAGGCCGTGCCCGAGCATCAGGTGGTGGGCGGCGACGACCCCGGCGACGCCCTCCTGCCGGCCGGGTGCGTGCTGCCCGCCGGTGTAGCCGAGGAAGGCCGAGCACCACGGCTCGTTGAGGGTGGTCCAGTGCCGCACCCGGTCCCCGAGGGCGTCGTACACGGTGAGGGCGTAGTCGCGGAACCGCTCGGCGGTGTCGCGGCTCAGCCAGCCGCCGGCGTCCTCGAGCGCCTGGGGGAGATCCCAGTGGTAGAGCGTGACCCACGGCAGGATGCCGCGCCCGAGCAGCTCGTCGACGAGCCGGGAGTAGAAGTCCAGGCCCGCGGGGTTCGGCGCGCCGCCGTCGGGGCGGACCCGCGGCCAGGCGATCGAGAAGCGGTAGCAGTCGAGCCCGAGCTCGGCCATCAGCGCGACGTCCTGCGGCATGCGGTGGTAGTGGTCGCAGGCCTCGACGCCGGTGTCGCCGTCGAGGATCGCGCCGGGCACCGTCGCGAAGGTGTCCCACACCGACGGCGTACGGCCGTCCTCGGCGACCGCGCCCTCGATCTGGTACGACGCCGTGGCCGCTCCCCACAGGAATCCCTCGGGAAGCCGGACGGCACTGGACGGATTGGAGGTCATCCCTTGACCGCTCCTTGCATGATGCCGGTGACCAGCTGGCGGCCGGCGAGGACGAACAGGATCAGCAGCGGGATGGTGGCCATCCCGGTGCCGGCGAGCACGAGCGCGTAGTCGGTGGTCTGGCCCTGACCGGTCAGCGCCAGGCGGTCGAGCGCGATCTGCAGCGTCTGGGTCCGCTGCAGCGCGACGAGGGGCCACATGTAGTCGGTCCAGACCTGCATGAAGGTGAACAGGAACAGGATCGCCATCGCGGGCCGGGCGGCGGGCACCGCGACGGTCCAGAAGGTGCGGATCATGCTGCAGCCGTCCATCCGGGCCGACTCGAGCAGCTCGTCGGGGACGGCGTCGACGAGGTACTGCCGCATGAAGAACACGCCGAAGGCGGTGACCAGGGTGGGCAGCGCGACGGCGGCGAGCGTGTCGAGCAGCCGGTACTCGCGCATCAGGATGAACAGCGGCACCAGCGCGAGCTGCGTGGGCACCGCCATGGTCATCACGACGAACGCCATCAGGCCGCCCCGGCCGCGGAAGCGGAGCTTGGCGAAGGCG harbors:
- a CDS encoding LacI family DNA-binding transcriptional regulator — protein: MSQPPEDQRPGQAPTLDEVARMAGVSRATASRAINGGNRVSRPAREAVEAAVRALGYTPNPAARSLVTRRTDSVALVVPEPDERVFSDPFFVHTLRSVNRVLAPRDLQLVLLLARPDDEERLLRYLRKRHVDGAIVVSHHRSDRLADHLADLELPCAFVGRPWTGDDRVAYVDTDNEAGSRIATELLVSRGCRTIGHVAGPADMTAAVDRRTGWHGAIAAAGLRDDLSADGDFTEAGGEEAAAALLERCPELDGLVVASDLMAVGALRALEAAGRRVPRDVAVVGYDDLGMAERTTPALTTIRQPIGDMAEQATRLLLEQIDDRRPSVAIRVVFPPRLVTRDSA
- a CDS encoding GH1 family beta-glucosidase — encoded protein: MTSNPSSAVRLPEGFLWGAATASYQIEGAVAEDGRTPSVWDTFATVPGAILDGDTGVEACDHYHRMPQDVALMAELGLDCYRFSIAWPRVRPDGGAPNPAGLDFYSRLVDELLGRGILPWVTLYHWDLPQALEDAGGWLSRDTAERFRDYALTVYDALGDRVRHWTTLNEPWCSAFLGYTGGQHAPGRQEGVAGVVAAHHLMLGHGLVVDELRRTGSPDDVLGITLNLTVAEPFDPAEPADVDAAERVDLLWNRMFLDPILRGSHAPELAARTEGMTWQGRAWQEFVHDGDLALIGAPLDVLGVNYYHGDGASGRTHPAADLLGSRISHPTRPTLSPFPGGQDIVFPRRGLPVTGLDWEVQPEGLTRLLRRLHEDYAAPALYITENGAAYEDVVAPDGSVHDPERLAYIEQHLLAIADAIDAGVDVRGYFAWSFLDNFEWAYGYAQRFGIVHVDYATQRRTPKSSALWYADVARTGRVPVRPASPASPTSPTSPSAAEAVG
- a CDS encoding carbohydrate ABC transporter permease gives rise to the protein MNRRPGFLVYGLLTAFVVGSALPLYWSFALGSHTKQEAGSYPPPLLPGGHFLENARRVLDTIEFWQALLNSLLVSTFCAVSVVFFSTLAGYAFAKLRFRGRGGLMAFVVMTMAVPTQLALVPLFILMREYRLLDTLAAVALPTLVTAFGVFFMRQYLVDAVPDELLESARMDGCSMIRTFWTVAVPAARPAMAILFLFTFMQVWTDYMWPLVALQRTQTLQIALDRLALTGQGQTTDYALVLAGTGMATIPLLILFVLAGRQLVTGIMQGAVKG